The Lujinxingia vulgaris genome includes a region encoding these proteins:
- the tsf gene encoding translation elongation factor Ts, which yields MSISAQEVKKLREMSGAGMMDCKKALQETNGDLEEALLYLQKKGSAAAAKKASRTAAEGRVQIWTNDDFTEAVMVEVNCETDFVSRNENFHAFVERIATTIGESGVESVEALQDVTIAGGEKSVADYTTEQIATIGENIKVRRFVRYKVDAGVVGPYTHAGDQLGVLVQLDAAEGADKEALVDVARDVAMHIAAMKPGYLHDSDIPAEDEAAHKEILAARAAETGKPAEIIERMLSGQIKKWRAESVLVSQAFVKDSDKTVGEFVKAAGASIASFVRFEVGEGITKEEKSLSEEVAEQLRGS from the coding sequence ATGTCGATTTCTGCCCAGGAAGTCAAAAAGCTGCGCGAGATGAGCGGCGCCGGCATGATGGACTGCAAAAAAGCCCTCCAGGAGACCAACGGTGACCTGGAAGAAGCCCTGCTCTACCTGCAGAAGAAGGGCTCGGCGGCTGCCGCCAAGAAGGCCTCGCGCACCGCGGCCGAAGGCCGGGTTCAGATCTGGACCAACGACGATTTCACCGAAGCGGTGATGGTCGAAGTCAACTGCGAGACCGACTTTGTGTCGCGCAACGAAAACTTCCACGCCTTTGTGGAGCGCATCGCCACGACCATCGGTGAGTCCGGTGTGGAGTCGGTGGAGGCCCTTCAGGATGTCACCATCGCCGGTGGCGAGAAGAGCGTGGCGGACTACACCACCGAGCAGATCGCCACGATCGGTGAGAACATCAAGGTTCGCCGTTTTGTGCGCTACAAGGTCGACGCGGGCGTGGTCGGTCCCTACACCCACGCCGGCGACCAGCTCGGCGTGCTCGTGCAGCTCGACGCGGCCGAAGGTGCCGACAAAGAGGCGCTCGTCGATGTGGCCCGCGACGTGGCGATGCACATCGCGGCGATGAAGCCCGGCTACCTTCACGATTCGGACATCCCCGCCGAAGACGAAGCGGCCCACAAAGAGATCCTCGCCGCCCGCGCTGCCGAGACCGGCAAGCCGGCCGAGATCATCGAGCGCATGCTCAGCGGTCAGATCAAGAAGTGGCGCGCTGAGTCCGTGCTTGTGAGCCAGGCCTTCGTGAAGGACTCCGACAAGACCGTCGGTGAGTTCGTCAAGGCGGCCGGTGCCTCCATCGCCTCGTTCGTGCGCTTCGAGGTGGGTGAGGGCATCACCAAAGAAGAGAAGAGTCTGAGCGAAGAAGTCGCCGAGCAGCTGCGCGGCTCCTGA
- the frr gene encoding ribosome recycling factor, with the protein MVQEVIEGLRSDYEETLNKLRRELTKIRTGRANVNMLDGVRVEYYGSPTPLSQVATLRVPEPRLITIQPWEKNIISDIEKAIQMSDLGLNPSNDGTLIRVPIPALTGERRQELVKVARRAGEDHKIALRNQRRDANDMVKQMEKDSEITEDEMHKGFEKINSITEEFSAKIDAMLEKKEAEIVEV; encoded by the coding sequence ATGGTTCAGGAAGTCATCGAGGGTTTGCGCAGCGATTATGAAGAGACGCTCAACAAGCTGCGCCGTGAGCTGACCAAGATTCGTACCGGACGTGCCAACGTGAACATGCTTGATGGCGTGCGCGTGGAGTACTACGGCAGCCCCACGCCGCTGAGTCAGGTGGCCACGCTGCGCGTTCCGGAGCCTCGCCTGATCACGATTCAGCCCTGGGAGAAGAACATCATCTCCGACATCGAGAAGGCCATTCAGATGTCGGATCTGGGGCTGAACCCGTCGAACGACGGCACCCTGATCCGGGTACCGATTCCCGCGCTCACCGGGGAACGTCGCCAGGAGCTGGTAAAGGTGGCCCGCCGCGCTGGCGAAGACCATAAGATCGCGCTGCGCAACCAGCGCCGCGACGCCAACGATATGGTCAAGCAGATGGAGAAAGACTCCGAGATCACCGAAGATGAGATGCATAAAGGCTTCGAGAAGATCAACAGCATCACCGAGGAGTTCAGCGCGAAGATCGATGCGATGCTCGAGAAGAAAGAAGCTGAGATCGTGGAGGTCTGA
- a CDS encoding DUF444 family protein, which translates to MTELNKIKQDHRRFKQIVRGKIKRNLRKYMSQGEITGRQGKDIVKVPLPRIDIPRFRFSQKQQGGVGQGEGQPGDSLGQGEESPGQAGPAGNQEGEHGVEVDVSLEELAEIMGEELELPHIEPKGVKRLETVKDKYSGIRTTGPESLRHFKRTYKAALQRMIASGEYDPDNPIIVPTKEDMRYRSWKQTSLPESNALILYMMDVSGSMGDEQKEIVRIESFWIDTWLRSQYEGIESRYIIHDATAKEVDRETFFRTRESGGTMISSAYKLALQILEEEYAVDEWNVYLFHFSDGDNWSVDDTGDCMKLMRDGLLPKANLFCYGQVESPYGSGQFIKDINEHFSSHERVTVSEIKNRDGIYDSIKEFLGRGL; encoded by the coding sequence ATGACGGAACTCAACAAGATCAAGCAGGATCATCGGCGCTTCAAACAGATCGTGCGCGGCAAGATCAAGCGCAACCTGCGCAAGTATATGAGCCAGGGTGAGATCACCGGGCGCCAGGGCAAAGACATTGTGAAGGTGCCCCTGCCGCGCATCGACATCCCGCGTTTTCGCTTCAGCCAGAAACAGCAGGGAGGCGTGGGGCAGGGCGAGGGCCAGCCGGGCGATAGCCTGGGCCAGGGTGAGGAGTCGCCCGGGCAGGCCGGACCGGCCGGAAACCAGGAAGGCGAACACGGTGTCGAGGTCGACGTCTCCCTCGAAGAGCTCGCCGAGATCATGGGCGAGGAACTGGAGCTGCCGCATATTGAGCCCAAGGGCGTTAAGCGGTTGGAGACGGTTAAGGATAAGTACTCCGGGATTCGCACGACCGGTCCGGAGAGCCTGCGCCACTTCAAACGTACGTATAAGGCGGCGCTGCAGCGGATGATCGCCAGCGGGGAGTACGACCCGGATAACCCGATTATTGTGCCCACCAAAGAGGATATGCGTTACCGCTCCTGGAAGCAGACCTCGCTTCCGGAGTCGAACGCTTTGATCCTGTACATGATGGATGTGTCGGGCTCGATGGGGGATGAGCAGAAGGAGATCGTGCGCATCGAGTCGTTCTGGATCGATACCTGGCTGCGCAGTCAGTACGAGGGTATTGAGAGCCGCTACATCATTCACGATGCCACGGCCAAAGAGGTCGACCGGGAGACGTTTTTTCGCACCCGGGAGTCGGGCGGCACGATGATCTCCAGCGCGTATAAGCTGGCGTTGCAGATCCTGGAGGAGGAGTACGCGGTGGATGAGTGGAACGTGTACCTCTTCCACTTCTCCGACGGTGATAACTGGTCTGTGGACGATACCGGCGACTGTATGAAGCTGATGCGCGACGGGCTTTTGCCCAAGGCAAATCTCTTTTGCTACGGGCAGGTGGAGTCGCCGTACGGGTCGGGGCAGTTCATCAAAGATATCAACGAGCACTTCTCCAGCCATGAGCGGGTGACAGTCTCGGAGATTAAGAACCGCGACGGCATCTACGATTCGATCAAAGAGTTTTTGGGGCGGGGCCTCTAA
- a CDS encoding PrkA family serine protein kinase, which yields MSAKESLLHKIGRHHDIDEYRELHWEGSFEEYLDLVREDVRVTRNAYQRIYDMVMSYGTEEYIDNKKKIVRYNFFKDEITGGADAIYGLDIPLMRLVNVFKAAANEYGTEKRIILLHGPVGSSKSTIARLLKKGMEEYTRTDDGRIYTFSWVMPKELQHLTGGQEVLHDPMNEEPLKLIPQDWRAGALEELGIENVSSIRVRGDLNPASRFIFKELMRHYGGDWSRAMEHVRVRRMLFSEKDRVGIGTFQPKDEKNQDSTELTGDINYRKIAIYGSDSDPRAFNFDGEFCVANRGIIEFVEILKLDVAFLYDLLGATQERKIKPKKFAQTDIDEVIIGHTNEPEYRKLLGNEYMEALRDRTVKIDIPYITKYQEEIRIYKKDFNNERVKGKHIAPHTIEMAAMWAVLTRLEDPKKHDLTLLQKLKLYDGKSLTGYTQDNVKELRKETLREGLTGVSPRYIQDKLSNALVSDKTESSINPFLVLNELEGGLKNHSLISNEEERGRYRELLAVVKQEYEDIVKNEVQRAISADEDAISKLCANYIDNVKAYTQKEKVRNKYTGQYEEPDERLMRSIEEKIDIPDSRKDDFRREIMNYIGALAIDGKQFTYQTNERLRKALELKLFEDQKDSIKLASVVSNVVDRDTQEKIDIVKQRLIRDYGYNEESATDVLNFVASIFARGDSKQQ from the coding sequence ATGAGCGCCAAAGAGAGTTTGCTGCATAAGATTGGCCGTCACCACGATATCGATGAGTACCGCGAGCTGCACTGGGAAGGGAGCTTTGAGGAGTACCTGGATCTTGTGCGCGAGGATGTGCGGGTGACCCGCAACGCCTACCAGCGCATCTACGATATGGTGATGTCCTACGGGACCGAAGAGTACATCGACAACAAGAAGAAGATCGTTCGCTATAACTTCTTCAAAGACGAGATCACCGGCGGTGCCGACGCGATCTACGGGTTGGACATCCCGCTGATGCGCCTGGTCAACGTCTTTAAGGCGGCGGCCAACGAGTACGGCACCGAGAAGCGCATCATCCTCCTACACGGTCCGGTGGGCTCCTCGAAGTCGACGATCGCTCGCCTGCTCAAGAAAGGCATGGAGGAGTATACCCGCACCGACGACGGGCGAATCTATACCTTCTCGTGGGTGATGCCCAAGGAGCTTCAGCACCTCACGGGCGGACAAGAGGTGCTCCACGATCCGATGAATGAGGAGCCGCTCAAGCTCATCCCGCAGGATTGGCGCGCCGGCGCGCTGGAGGAGCTGGGCATTGAGAACGTCTCCTCGATCCGGGTGCGCGGTGATCTGAACCCGGCCAGCCGCTTCATCTTCAAAGAGCTGATGCGCCATTACGGCGGGGACTGGAGCCGGGCGATGGAGCACGTGCGCGTGCGGCGGATGCTCTTTAGCGAGAAGGATCGCGTGGGTATCGGTACCTTCCAGCCCAAGGATGAGAAGAACCAGGACTCCACCGAGCTCACCGGCGATATCAACTACCGCAAGATCGCCATTTATGGCTCCGACAGTGACCCGCGCGCGTTCAACTTCGACGGGGAGTTCTGCGTGGCCAACCGCGGGATCATCGAGTTTGTGGAGATCCTCAAGCTGGACGTGGCCTTCCTCTACGACCTTCTGGGCGCGACGCAGGAGCGTAAGATCAAGCCCAAGAAGTTCGCGCAGACCGACATCGATGAGGTGATCATCGGTCACACCAACGAGCCGGAGTACCGCAAGCTGCTCGGCAACGAGTACATGGAGGCGCTTCGCGACCGTACGGTGAAGATCGATATCCCCTACATCACGAAGTACCAGGAAGAGATCCGCATCTACAAAAAGGACTTCAACAACGAGCGCGTGAAGGGCAAGCATATCGCGCCGCATACCATTGAGATGGCGGCGATGTGGGCGGTGCTCACGCGCCTGGAAGATCCGAAGAAGCACGATCTGACGCTCTTGCAGAAACTCAAGCTCTACGACGGGAAGTCGCTCACCGGCTACACCCAGGACAACGTCAAGGAGCTGCGTAAAGAGACGCTTCGCGAGGGGCTGACGGGGGTGAGCCCGCGTTATATCCAGGACAAGCTCTCCAACGCGCTGGTCAGCGATAAGACCGAGAGCAGCATCAACCCCTTCCTGGTGCTCAACGAGCTTGAGGGCGGGCTGAAGAACCACAGCCTGATCAGCAACGAAGAGGAGCGCGGGCGCTACCGTGAACTGTTGGCGGTGGTGAAGCAGGAGTACGAAGACATCGTCAAGAACGAGGTTCAGCGGGCGATCTCGGCCGATGAAGACGCCATCTCCAAGCTGTGCGCGAACTACATCGACAACGTCAAAGCGTACACGCAGAAGGAGAAGGTGCGGAACAAGTACACCGGCCAGTACGAGGAGCCCGATGAGCGTCTGATGCGCTCGATCGAGGAGAAGATCGACATCCCGGACAGCCGCAAAGACGACTTCCGCCGCGAGATCATGAACTACATCGGGGCGCTGGCGATCGACGGCAAGCAGTTCACCTACCAGACCAATGAGCGTCTGCGTAAAGCGCTTGAGCTCAAGCTGTTTGAAGACCAGAAGGACTCGATCAAGCTGGCGAGCGTGGTCTCCAATGTGGTGGACCGCGATACCCAGGAGAAGATCGATATCGTGAAGCAGCGCCTGATTCGCGACTACGGCTACAACGAGGAGTCGGCCACCGACGTGCTCAACTTCGTTGCGAGCATCTTTGCGCGCGGTGACTCCAAGCAGCAATGA
- a CDS encoding SpoVR family protein translates to MKALSPQIQEIIAQIREVAEEMGLDFFETIFEPVDYKQMNEIASYGGFPTRYPHWRFGMEYEQLSKSYEYGLSKIYEMVINNDPSYAYLLEGNNLVDQKTVIAHVYAHVDFFKNNYYFSKTNRRMVDEMANHGARIRRYVDRQGIEAVENFIDTCLSIDNLIDYYSPFIERRGEAVDPEELRQREVPKFQAKDYMDEFINPQSFIDQQKERMAQEAEEAKHFPQRPERDVMLFLLEHAPLEGWEADILSIMREEAYYFAPQGQTKIMNEGWASYWHSKILTTRILDDSEIIDFADINSRVMSSAPGQLNPYKLGVALFRDIEDRWNKGKFGKEWEEVDDLERRDSWNKELGLGKEQIFRVRKLYNDVTFIDEFLTEEFASQSNMFTYGYNRKSGHWEIESREFEEIKTRLLDSLTNFGQPFIYVRDGNFRNRRELLLHHKFEGTELRADYAHEVLESIYRIWKRPVSLETMREEKGLLMSYDGVEHKEQNIPYEPLGV, encoded by the coding sequence ATGAAGGCATTATCGCCACAGATTCAAGAGATCATCGCGCAGATTCGGGAGGTCGCCGAAGAGATGGGATTGGACTTCTTCGAGACGATCTTCGAGCCGGTGGATTATAAACAGATGAACGAGATCGCCTCGTACGGCGGTTTTCCGACGCGCTACCCGCACTGGCGTTTCGGGATGGAGTACGAGCAGCTCTCGAAGAGCTATGAGTACGGGCTCTCGAAGATCTACGAGATGGTCATCAACAATGACCCGTCTTACGCATATCTTCTGGAAGGCAACAACCTGGTCGATCAGAAGACGGTGATCGCGCACGTGTATGCGCACGTCGATTTTTTCAAAAACAACTACTACTTCTCAAAGACCAACCGGCGGATGGTCGATGAGATGGCGAACCACGGCGCGCGGATTCGGCGCTATGTGGATCGGCAGGGGATTGAGGCGGTGGAGAACTTCATCGACACCTGCCTCTCGATCGACAACCTGATCGACTATTACAGCCCCTTTATTGAGCGGCGCGGGGAGGCGGTGGATCCGGAGGAGCTTCGGCAGCGGGAGGTGCCGAAGTTTCAGGCCAAGGACTATATGGATGAGTTTATCAATCCGCAGTCCTTCATCGATCAGCAGAAAGAGCGGATGGCGCAGGAGGCCGAGGAGGCCAAGCATTTCCCGCAGCGTCCGGAGCGCGATGTGATGCTCTTTTTGCTGGAGCATGCGCCTCTGGAGGGGTGGGAGGCCGATATTTTGTCGATCATGCGTGAGGAGGCGTACTACTTCGCGCCGCAGGGTCAGACGAAGATCATGAACGAGGGGTGGGCGTCGTACTGGCATTCCAAGATTCTGACGACGCGGATTCTGGACGACTCGGAGATCATCGATTTTGCGGACATCAACAGCCGGGTGATGTCGAGCGCGCCGGGGCAGCTCAACCCCTATAAGCTGGGGGTGGCGCTCTTTCGGGATATTGAAGATCGGTGGAACAAGGGCAAGTTCGGTAAAGAGTGGGAAGAGGTCGATGACCTGGAGCGACGCGACTCCTGGAATAAGGAGCTTGGGCTGGGCAAAGAGCAGATCTTCCGGGTGCGCAAACTCTACAACGACGTGACCTTTATCGATGAGTTTCTGACCGAAGAGTTCGCCTCGCAGAGCAATATGTTCACCTACGGGTATAACCGGAAGAGCGGGCATTGGGAGATTGAGAGCCGGGAGTTTGAGGAGATCAAGACGCGGCTGCTCGACTCTCTGACCAACTTCGGACAGCCCTTCATTTATGTGCGGGATGGGAACTTCAGAAATCGCCGGGAGCTGTTGTTGCACCATAAGTTTGAGGGCACGGAGCTTCGGGCGGATTACGCGCACGAGGTGCTGGAGTCGATCTATCGGATCTGGAAGCGGCCGGTGAGCCTGGAGACGATGCGCGAGGAGAAGGGCCTGTTGATGTCGTATGACGGGGTGGAGCATAAGGAGCAGAACATTCCTTATGAGCCGCTCGGGGTGTGA
- a CDS encoding endonuclease III domain-containing protein, translating into MYTIPDFATLRRVLDRLYVRYTPPRRAEGDDVLGTLVRTILSQQTTRAATDQAFTALLEHANADWHRIAHAPTSIIEDVIRPAGLARQKAQRIQALLSQVHDEFQSYDLEHLHQMAPEKARAYLLKFKGVGPKTAAFTLMAACAMPLFPMDTHIFRIFERLRWLDPTLGDEAAHQQMQALIPPDDRLPAHMALVEHGRTLCRARNPLCEHCPILTDCPTGSSPPD; encoded by the coding sequence ATGTACACCATCCCCGACTTCGCCACCCTGCGACGCGTTTTGGATCGCCTCTACGTGCGCTACACCCCGCCGCGCCGCGCCGAGGGCGACGACGTGCTGGGTACGCTGGTACGCACGATCCTCAGCCAGCAGACCACGCGCGCCGCCACCGACCAGGCCTTCACTGCCCTCCTGGAGCATGCCAACGCCGACTGGCACCGCATCGCTCACGCCCCCACCTCTATCATCGAAGACGTGATCCGTCCGGCGGGGCTCGCAAGACAGAAGGCGCAACGCATTCAGGCGCTGCTCTCGCAGGTGCATGACGAGTTTCAGAGCTACGATCTGGAGCATCTGCACCAGATGGCGCCTGAAAAGGCCCGCGCTTATCTTTTGAAGTTCAAAGGCGTCGGCCCCAAAACCGCCGCGTTTACCCTGATGGCCGCCTGCGCCATGCCCCTCTTCCCCATGGACACCCATATCTTCCGCATCTTCGAGCGCCTCCGCTGGCTCGACCCCACCCTGGGAGACGAGGCCGCCCACCAGCAGATGCAGGCGCTCATCCCCCCCGACGATCGCCTCCCGGCCCATATGGCGCTGGTAGAGCACGGACGCACCCTCTGTCGCGCAAGAAACCCCCTTTGCGAGCACTGCCCCATCCTCACAGACTGCCCCACCGGCAGTTCCCCGCCCGACTGA
- the pyrH gene encoding UMP kinase, which yields MSANYKRVLIKLSGEALQGDQGYGISPSTLETFAGEIAELQRMGVAVAIVIGGGNIFRGVAGSTAGMDRTSADYMGMLATVMNGIALQDAIERLGVPTRLQTALEIKEVAEPYIRRRATRHLEKGRVVIFGAGTGNPYFTTDTAAALRAMEVQAEVILKATNVDGVYDCDPRTNPDAKRFERLTYLDVLSKNLRVMDSTAISLCMENDLPIIVFDLNQAGNIKRVIEGEDLGTLICPNPK from the coding sequence ATGTCCGCCAACTACAAAAGAGTCCTGATCAAACTCAGTGGCGAGGCCTTGCAGGGCGATCAGGGCTACGGGATCTCTCCCTCGACTCTGGAGACCTTTGCCGGCGAGATCGCCGAACTCCAGCGGATGGGCGTGGCGGTGGCGATCGTCATCGGGGGAGGCAACATCTTCCGCGGTGTGGCCGGGAGCACCGCCGGCATGGACCGAACCTCGGCCGACTATATGGGGATGCTGGCCACGGTGATGAACGGCATCGCCCTGCAGGACGCCATTGAGCGCCTGGGCGTGCCCACGCGCCTGCAGACCGCGCTGGAGATCAAAGAGGTCGCCGAGCCCTATATCCGCCGTCGCGCGACGCGCCACCTGGAGAAGGGGCGCGTGGTGATCTTCGGGGCCGGTACCGGCAATCCTTACTTCACCACCGACACCGCCGCGGCGCTGCGCGCGATGGAGGTTCAGGCCGAGGTGATCCTCAAAGCCACCAACGTCGATGGTGTGTATGATTGCGATCCGCGCACAAACCCCGACGCGAAGCGCTTTGAGCGGTTGACTTACCTCGATGTGTTGTCGAAGAATCTGCGCGTGATGGACTCCACCGCGATCAGCCTGTGCATGGAGAACGACCTGCCGATCATCGTCTTCGACCTGAATCAGGCCGGGAACATCAAGCGGGTGATCGAGGGTGAAGACCTGGGCACGCTGATTTGCCCCAACCCTAAATAA
- a CDS encoding FHA domain-containing protein produces MRRLHLTLETADGTRARHAIADHFPFTLGRQLDNDLPIPFTSISGRHLSIDVLGEQILVTDLGSTNGTFIGTHRLSSHHPTVVSVQNPLRLGDLTLTLQLVESDGDAFTMAQSSTSLHEIVHTALDQSDQAQLHAFFEILSGPGSGRRYTLNRPTRYLLGSGDQVALPLPDPSIAAEAASVYIEDAVYFVEPLGGSTLLLDQTPITEPTALISGARIQVGSCELVFVDPLEELVEPLAPPAPMHRPTVKLADPDTDDLLATPPPIDEAPEATPNPPRDADVDAPSPDPSPAPPAPPRRRAPMEYALLGAALLLFGLTGAILWAFL; encoded by the coding sequence ATGCGCCGTCTTCACCTGACCCTTGAAACCGCCGATGGCACCCGCGCTCGCCATGCCATCGCCGACCACTTTCCCTTCACACTGGGGCGGCAGCTCGACAACGACCTGCCCATCCCCTTCACCAGCATCTCCGGACGCCACCTGAGCATCGATGTGCTCGGCGAACAGATCCTGGTGACCGATCTGGGGAGCACAAACGGAACCTTTATCGGGACGCACCGTCTGAGCTCGCATCATCCCACGGTCGTCTCCGTCCAGAACCCGCTTCGTCTGGGCGACCTCACCCTCACCCTGCAGCTTGTCGAAAGCGACGGCGACGCCTTCACCATGGCGCAGTCCTCGACCTCCCTGCACGAGATCGTGCACACCGCCCTCGATCAAAGCGATCAGGCGCAGCTCCACGCCTTTTTCGAGATCTTAAGCGGCCCGGGAAGCGGCCGCCGCTACACCCTCAACCGACCCACACGCTACCTTCTGGGCTCCGGTGACCAGGTCGCACTCCCCCTGCCCGACCCCTCGATCGCCGCCGAAGCAGCGAGCGTCTACATCGAAGACGCTGTTTACTTCGTCGAGCCGCTCGGCGGCAGCACGCTCCTGCTTGACCAGACGCCCATCACCGAGCCCACCGCACTTATCAGCGGCGCGCGCATTCAGGTGGGGAGCTGCGAGCTCGTCTTTGTCGACCCTCTCGAAGAGCTCGTCGAGCCCCTTGCGCCCCCCGCGCCGATGCACCGCCCCACGGTGAAGCTGGCCGACCCTGACACCGACGATCTTCTGGCCACCCCGCCGCCGATCGATGAGGCGCCTGAGGCGACACCGAATCCTCCGCGCGATGCCGACGTCGACGCACCCTCCCCGGATCCCTCCCCCGCTCCGCCCGCCCCTCCTCGCCGGCGCGCACCGATGGAGTACGCCCTCCTCGGCGCCGCGCTGCTCCTCTTCGGGCTTACCGGCGCCATCCTCTGGGCCTTCCTCTAA
- the mce gene encoding methylmalonyl-CoA epimerase, whose product MLEKIDHIGIAVRSVEASSVLYRDVLGLAYEGTEEVESQGVKVAFFRLGEAKIELLEPLHDESPIARFLEKNGEGIHHIALGCDDIEVWRARMEEAGVRLLSEAPIDGAHGKLITFMHPRDTGRVLLELTQRRTESH is encoded by the coding sequence ATGCTGGAGAAGATCGATCATATCGGGATCGCGGTGCGTTCGGTGGAAGCGAGCTCGGTGCTCTACCGCGATGTACTGGGCCTGGCCTACGAAGGCACCGAGGAGGTGGAGAGCCAGGGGGTGAAGGTGGCGTTCTTTCGGCTCGGAGAGGCCAAGATCGAGCTGTTGGAGCCACTGCACGACGAGAGTCCCATCGCGCGTTTTCTGGAGAAGAATGGCGAGGGAATCCACCATATTGCGCTGGGCTGCGATGATATTGAGGTCTGGCGAGCGCGTATGGAAGAGGCCGGCGTGCGTCTCTTAAGCGAGGCGCCGATCGATGGGGCGCACGGCAAGCTCATCACCTTTATGCATCCGCGTGATACGGGGCGGGTGCTCCTGGAATTGACGCAGCGCCGCACCGAGTCGCACTGA
- the rpsB gene encoding 30S ribosomal protein S2: MNQVTMRDLLEAGVHFGHQTNRWNPKMRPFIFGERNGIHIIDLSQTVRMFADAYDFVAKVASKGETIMFVGTKKQAQDAIREQAERAGQFYVINRWLGGTMTNFQTIRNSINRLKELDKMSRDGSYAKYTKKEVLMFEREKERLENNVGGIRDMNGVPGALFIIDPKKEENAVKEAKKLGIPVVAVCDSNCDPREIDYPIPGNDDAIRAIRLFASAIAEACLEGSKSASQRREQSAREAAKESADFNAPQKGKAAEVEVQRVSRPEKSEGDSGEAKAE; this comes from the coding sequence ATGAACCAAGTCACGATGCGAGATCTGCTGGAGGCCGGCGTCCACTTCGGTCACCAGACCAACCGTTGGAACCCCAAAATGCGCCCCTTCATCTTCGGTGAGCGCAACGGCATCCACATCATCGACCTGAGCCAGACGGTTCGCATGTTCGCCGACGCCTACGACTTCGTCGCCAAGGTGGCGTCGAAGGGCGAGACGATCATGTTCGTCGGTACCAAGAAGCAGGCTCAGGATGCCATCCGCGAGCAGGCCGAGCGCGCCGGTCAGTTCTACGTGATCAACCGCTGGCTCGGCGGCACGATGACCAACTTCCAGACGATCCGCAACAGCATCAACCGCCTCAAAGAGCTCGACAAGATGTCGCGCGACGGCTCCTACGCCAAGTACACCAAGAAAGAAGTCTTGATGTTCGAGCGTGAGAAAGAGCGTCTTGAGAACAACGTCGGCGGTATCCGTGACATGAACGGCGTGCCCGGCGCCCTCTTCATCATCGATCCGAAGAAAGAAGAGAACGCCGTCAAGGAAGCCAAGAAGCTCGGCATCCCGGTTGTGGCCGTCTGCGACAGCAACTGCGACCCGCGTGAGATCGACTACCCGATCCCCGGCAACGATGACGCCATCCGCGCCATCCGCCTCTTCGCCAGCGCGATCGCGGAAGCCTGCCTGGAAGGCTCCAAGTCCGCCAGCCAGCGTCGCGAGCAGAGCGCCCGTGAAGCGGCCAAAGAGTCGGCCGACTTCAACGCCCCGCAGAAGGGCAAGGCTGCTGAAGTTGAAGTTCAGCGCGTGAGCCGCCCCGAGAAGTCCGAAGGCGACAGCGGCGAAGCCAAAGCCGAGTAA